In the Mya arenaria isolate MELC-2E11 chromosome 11, ASM2691426v1 genome, one interval contains:
- the LOC128207514 gene encoding uncharacterized protein LOC128207514: MPVWFHIDHRYFVFGAFGVTASIAIYSTYKLNSERRKRRQENVYESEKLVNEYLVFHYSSQSEILKYDFGPKDSLEFPRRCAELCLESFQDGEGIPKRAFDIGCAVGRSSFELAGRFEEVVGLDYSQAFVDVCNRLKADGQLEYFVQDEGDLVTHLTACVPKNLDRFRASFIQGDACDLPTNLGTFGCVLAANLICRLHSPFKFLNRLAGLVAPGGILVITSPYTWLTQFTDKSTWLGGFQDKNGREVYGFDTLKKTLGPQFDLIKDVNMPFFIRETAHKNQWSVAHATVWKRKQE; this comes from the exons ATGCCAGTTTGGTTTCACATCGACCATCGCTATTTTGTGTTTGGTGCATTTGGCGTGACAGCCAGTATTGCCATATATTCAACGTACAAGCTTAATTCTGAAAGGAGAAAGAGACGACAGGAAAATGTGTATGAATCTGAAAAACTGGTCAATGAATACCTCGTGTTCCATTATAGTTCACAgtcagaaatattaaaatatgattttggacCGAAAGATTCACTCGAATTTCCAAGACGCTGTGCAGAACTTTGCTTGGAAAGTTTCCAAGATGGT GAAGGTATACCCAAAAGAGCCTTTGATATTGGCTGTGCTGTTGGGCGTTCCAGTTTTGAGCTTGCTGGGAGGTTTGAGGAGGTGGTGGGGCTTGACTACAGCCAGGCATTTGTGGACGTGTGTAATAGGTTGAAGGCTGACGGCCAGCTGGAATACTTCGTGCAGGATGAAGGGGACCTGGTTACACACCTCACAGCCTGTGTACCAAAGAACCTG GACCGCTTTAGAGCTTCATTTATCCAGGGGGATGCCTGTGACCTGCCCACCAATCTGGGCACCTTCGGTTGTGTGCTGGCCGCCAACCTGATTTGCCGTCTACATTCCCCCTTCAAGTTCCTCAACCGGCTTGCAGGCCTTGTCGCTCCTGGAGGTATTCTGGTAATTACCTCCCCTTACACCTGGCTCACACAGTTCACTGATAAG AGCACATGGCTAGGTGGTTTCCAGGATAAGAATGGCAGGGAGGTGTACGGGTTTGACACCCTCAAGAAAACCCTTGGTCCACAGTTTGATCTCATCAAGGATGTTAATATGCCCTTCTTCATTCGAGAAACTGCTCACAAGAATCAGTGGTCTGTAGCCCATGCCACAGTATGGAAAAGAAAACAGGAATGA